The Saxibacter everestensis genome has a window encoding:
- the rpsG gene encoding 30S ribosomal protein S7, with translation MPRKGPAPKRPLVIDPVYNSPLVTQLINKILLDGKRSTAERIVYGALEGAREKSGGDPVVALKKALDNVRPTLEVKSRRVGGATYQVPIEVKPGRATTLSLRWLVGYSRQRREKTMTERLQNEILDASNGLGAAVKRREDTHKMAESNKAFAHYRW, from the coding sequence ATGCCTCGTAAAGGCCCGGCCCCGAAACGGCCGCTCGTCATTGACCCGGTTTACAACTCTCCGCTAGTAACGCAGCTGATCAACAAGATCCTGCTCGACGGAAAGCGTTCGACCGCGGAGCGCATCGTCTACGGTGCGCTTGAAGGTGCACGCGAGAAGAGCGGCGGCGACCCCGTTGTCGCGCTGAAGAAGGCGCTCGACAACGTGCGGCCGACTCTTGAGGTCAAGAGCCGTCGCGTCGGCGGCGCAACCTACCAGGTGCCAATTGAGGTGAAGCCGGGCCGCGCCACGACTCTGTCGCTGCGCTGGTTGGTCGGTTACTCACGTCAGCGTCGTGAGAAGACGATGACCGAGCGTCTGCAGAATGAGATTCTGGACGCAAGCAACGGTCTTGGTGCCGCTGTGAAGCGCCGCGAGGACACCCACAAGATGGCCGAGTCCAACAAGGCCTTCGCGCACTACCGCTGGTAA
- the rpsL gene encoding 30S ribosomal protein S12, with amino-acid sequence MPTIQQLVRKGRQDKVDKSKTPALKGSPQRRGVCTRVYTTTPKKPNSALRKVARVKLSSQIEVTAYIPGEGHNLQEHSIVLVRGGRVKDLPGVRYKIVRGSLDTQGVKGRQQARSRYGAKKEKK; translated from the coding sequence GTGCCAACGATCCAGCAGTTGGTCCGCAAGGGCCGGCAGGACAAGGTCGACAAGTCGAAGACCCCTGCCCTCAAGGGCAGCCCCCAGCGTCGTGGAGTGTGCACCCGTGTGTACACGACGACGCCGAAGAAGCCGAACTCGGCGCTCCGTAAGGTAGCCCGTGTCAAGCTTTCCAGCCAGATTGAAGTCACCGCCTACATTCCCGGTGAAGGCCACAACCTGCAGGAGCACTCGATTGTGCTCGTTCGCGGCGGACGTGTGAAGGACCTTCCCGGTGTGCGCTACAAGATCGTTCGCGGCTCGCTTGACACCCAGGGTGTCAAGGGACGCCAGCAGGCCCGTAGCCGCTACGGTGCGAAGAAGGAGAAGAAGTAA
- a CDS encoding DUF1707 SHOCT-like domain-containing protein: MSDENPDRSPSESGPDPDRDVTRPPDVSRGIRASDADRERIGDILREAYAAGRLDHEELEERTAALWRCKYVAELGPLVDDLPAVGTGHPSTSPVPVNDRAPAQREASVLREPGGAREQTTIAVLGGDYKVIRPGAGIVRSINVMGGDDIDLLAALAPGESVVIESISVMGGADIIVPEGTRVITETWSFLGGDEVKVHGDGSAGTLVLKGFSMMGGNTVRRAKPKELRQTGRDKG, from the coding sequence GTGAGTGATGAGAACCCCGACCGGTCGCCGTCCGAATCAGGACCCGACCCTGATCGCGACGTCACGCGCCCGCCGGATGTGTCGCGAGGAATTCGCGCGTCGGACGCGGACCGAGAGCGCATCGGCGACATCCTGCGCGAGGCATATGCCGCCGGCCGACTCGACCACGAAGAGCTGGAGGAGCGGACGGCTGCCCTCTGGCGGTGCAAGTACGTGGCGGAGCTCGGCCCGCTAGTCGACGATCTGCCCGCAGTCGGCACCGGACATCCGTCGACGAGCCCCGTGCCGGTGAACGACCGCGCACCCGCACAGCGCGAGGCGAGCGTTCTGCGTGAGCCCGGGGGCGCGCGTGAGCAGACGACTATCGCGGTCCTCGGTGGCGACTACAAGGTCATCCGCCCGGGCGCCGGTATCGTGCGCTCGATCAATGTGATGGGCGGCGACGACATCGACCTGCTGGCAGCCCTCGCGCCGGGTGAATCCGTCGTGATCGAATCGATCAGCGTGATGGGCGGCGCGGACATCATCGTCCCGGAGGGGACCAGGGTCATCACCGAGACCTGGTCCTTCCTCGGCGGTGACGAGGTCAAGGTTCACGGCGATGGCTCGGCCGGCACCTTGGTCCTGAAGGGCTTCAGCATGATGGGCGGGAACACTGTGCGGCGCGCCAAGCCGAAAGAGTTGCGCCAGACCGGCCGCGACAAGGGCTGA